In a single window of the Necator americanus strain Aroian chromosome X, whole genome shotgun sequence genome:
- a CDS encoding hypothetical protein (NECATOR_CHRX.G25019.T1) has protein sequence MLLYAPQATRLLLNSTEVSSFIMFNYTQIKINVAGAFGYVRSVEREWSIRNPSVAHENRLLQIQLKTDASTCFIELGQHSFRWLMLGVISTMSSAKRKWCAVDHQPSLPCRPIQTFALRSRWWL, from the coding sequence atgctcttatacgctccccaagccacTCGTCTCCTCCTGAACAGCACGGAGGTCAgctcgttcatcatgttcaattacACCCAGATAAAGATAAatgtagctggtgcattcggatatgttcgttctgttgagcgtgaatggagcatccgaaacccatccgttgcgcatgaaaatcgtcttttgcagattcagctgaaaacagatgcatccacatgtttcatcGAATtaggtcagcattcgttccgctggctgatgctaggtgttatcagtacgatgtcatcagcaaagcgcaaatggtgtgctgtcgaccatcaaccttcactcccatgtcgtcctattcaaactttcgcattgcgttctcgatgGTGGTTGTGA
- a CDS encoding hypothetical protein (NECATOR_CHRX.G25017.T1) produces the protein MFMKNGWVSDAPFTLNGTNISECSSYVDLGREINMMNDLTSELGRRARAAWEAFKSIEDVVKRTKNIRLRAHLFSTTVLPALTYASETWAFRKQEENAVSVIERAIERVMLGVSRFTQERDGIRSPLLCQRSKIRDTATFAKESKIRWAGHVMRFNDNRWIRALSNGVPVILSTTGRPPTQWSDFFTKSFEENYDPFRVLCEERNHWPTLARDRDKWKNYWRPLDRFEDQRESKCLFSRAGSSSSRIAWKRS, from the coding sequence atgtttatgaaaaacggatgggtttctgatgccccattcacgctcaacggaacgaacatatccgaatgctccagctatgtagatctaggtcgggaaatcaacatgatgaacgacctgacctccgagctgggcagaagggcACGAGCAGCTTGGGaagcattcaagagcatcgaggatgtagtgaagaggaccaagaacatccggctccgcGCTCACCTATTCAgcaccaccgttcttcctgctttgacctatgcttcggaaacctgggcatttcgcaagcaggaagaaaacgcggtgagcgtcattgaacgcgcaattgagagagtgatgctaggagtatcccgcttcacgcaagagagggacgggattcgaagtcctCTCCTatgtcaacgatcgaagattagagacaccgctacgtttgccaaggaaagtaaaataaggtgggccggacacgtgatgcgctttaatgacaaccgttggatcAGAGCCCTGAGCAACGGGGTTCCCGTGATATTAAGCACTAccggaagaccgccgacccaatggtcagatttcttcacgaagtccttcgaagaaaattaCGATCCTTTTCGTGTGCTATGCGAAGAGAGGAACCACTGGCCGACTCTCGCACGCGAtagggacaaatggaagaattactggcgcccgctcgaccggtTTGAAGATCAACGAGAGTCAAAGTGTCTTTTTTCGCGGGCTGGTTCAAGTTCTTCACGAATTGCATGGAAACGGTCTTAG
- a CDS encoding hypothetical protein (NECATOR_CHRX.G25018.T1) → MMNELTSVLFRRRRVAWGAYKSIQDVEEKTRNTRLRAHLFNTTVLPALTYASETWAFRKQEENAVSVIERAIERVMLGVCRFTQLRDGIRSSLLHHRSKIRDAAAFAKYTKIRHLMRFNDNRWARAVINGVSRDIKHYRKTADPVVTFLHEILRRKL, encoded by the coding sequence atgatgaacgagcTGACCTCCGTGCTGTTCAGGAGGAGACGAgtggcttggggagcgtataagagcatccaGGATGTAGAGGaaaagaccaggaacacccggctccgtgctcacctcttcaacaccaccgtacttcctgctttgacttatgcttcggaaacctgggcatttcgcaaacaggaagaaaacgcggtgagtgtcattgaacgcgcaattgagagggtgatgctaggagtgtGCCGTTTCACGCAactgagggacgggattcgaagttctctcctacatcaccgatcgaagattagagacgccgccgcgtttgccaagtaTACCAAAATAAGACActtgatgcgctttaacgacaaccgttgggcCAGAGCTGTGATCAACGGAGTTTCTCGTGATATTaagcactacaggaagaccgccgacccagTGGTCacatttcttcacgaaatccttcgaagaaaattatga
- a CDS encoding hypothetical protein (NECATOR_CHRX.G25016.T1) translates to MPLFLTFIDLKKAFHTVETDAVMEALGNQGVPIPYIKILRELYSNFTTNVSPFYNVIIDVNRECHDAMRGLEHGRLQHDMEVNIDGRHLHHLRFADDIVLITTSINQAERMLAEFDETCREINMMNDLTSELGRRARAAWEAFKSIEDVVKRTKNIRLRAHLFSTTVLPALTYAPTLQKRGRFASNRTIERGR, encoded by the exons atgccgctgttcctcactttcatcgatttaaAGAAAGCCTTTCATACAGTTGAGACCGATGCGGTTATGGAGGCTTTGggcaaccaaggcgtccctattccatacataaagatacttcgtgagttgtacagcaacttcacgaccaatgtttcgccattctacaatgTCATAATCGATGTGAATAGAGAG TGCCATGATGCGATGAGAGGATTGGAACATGGGAGATTGCAACATGACATGGAAGTGAATATTGACGGCcggcatttacaccatcttcgtttcgctgatgacatcgttctcatAACAACAAGCATCAACCAGGCGGAAcggatgctggccgaatttgatgaaacgt gtcgggaaatcaacatgatgaacgacctgacctccgagctgggcagaagggcACGAGCAGCTTGGGaagcattcaagagcatcgaggatgtagtgaagaggaccaagaacatccggctccgcGCTCACCTATTCAgcaccaccgttcttcctgctttgacctacgctcctacgcttcagaaacgtgggcgtttcgcaagcaACCGAACGATAGAACGCGGAAGATGA
- a CDS encoding hypothetical protein (NECATOR_CHRX.G25020.T1), with protein sequence MHMTSATIAQSSYCPSSTSSVQECTIDHIHAVSKLIEVSREYKMPLRLTFIDLRKAFDSVETEAVMEALNNQGVAT encoded by the exons atgcacatgacatcggcaactatagCCCAGTCttcttactgtccgtcatctacaagctctgtACAAGAGTG cacgattgaccacattcacgcTGTTTccaaactcatcgaggtatcacgagagtacaagatgccgctccgtctcaccttcatcgacttgaggaaagccttcgactcagttgagacggaagcggtcatggaagccttgaaCAACCAAGGCGTCGCTACTTAG
- a CDS encoding hypothetical protein (NECATOR_CHRX.G25022.T1) — MTQAKKIKYDVIALTERRRRHSLNTMYEIGEELFLGTCDRRGVGGGAGVLANTSMARNIDSFEQFTTRIGRLRMGRCGPTPALIIFVAYAPTSSYREKKKLKLSIWGWRSSTEKIMPSTRS; from the coding sequence atgacgcaagccaagaagattaagtatGACGTTATCGCACTGACCGAGAGGAGGCGACGCCACTCTCTCAACACCATGTATGaaattggagaagaactgttcttaggaacatgcgacaggaGAGGTGTTGGTGGTGGAGCTGGCGTCCTCgccaacacgagtatggcaaggaacatcgactcttttgaacaatttacgacccgaatcggacgtctgcggatgggaagatgtggtccaacaccagctttgattatcttcgtcgcttacgctccaacatcaagctacagagaaaagaagaagttgaagctttctatatggggctggagaagttctaccgagaagatcatgccttctacaaggtcataa
- a CDS encoding hypothetical protein (NECATOR_CHRX.G25017.T2) encodes MKRVRKIGFELNLDKTMFMKNGWVSDAPFTLNGTNISECSSYVDLGREINMMNDLTSELGRRARAAWEAFKSIEDVVKRTKNIRLRAHLFSTTVLPALTYASETWAFRKQEENAVSVIERAIERVMLGVSRFTQERDGIRSPLLCQRSKIRDTATFAKESKIRWAGHVMRFNDNRWIRALSNGVPVILSTTGRPPTQWSDFFTKSFEENYDPFRVLCEERNHWPTLARDRDKWKNYWRPLDRFEDQRESKCLFSRAGSSSSRIAWKRS; translated from the coding sequence atgaaacgtgtaagAAAAATCGGTTTTGAACTGAacctagacaagacgatgtttatgaaaaacggatgggtttctgatgccccattcacgctcaacggaacgaacatatccgaatgctccagctatgtagatctaggtcgggaaatcaacatgatgaacgacctgacctccgagctgggcagaagggcACGAGCAGCTTGGGaagcattcaagagcatcgaggatgtagtgaagaggaccaagaacatccggctccgcGCTCACCTATTCAgcaccaccgttcttcctgctttgacctatgcttcggaaacctgggcatttcgcaagcaggaagaaaacgcggtgagcgtcattgaacgcgcaattgagagagtgatgctaggagtatcccgcttcacgcaagagagggacgggattcgaagtcctCTCCTatgtcaacgatcgaagattagagacaccgctacgtttgccaaggaaagtaaaataaggtgggccggacacgtgatgcgctttaatgacaaccgttggatcAGAGCCCTGAGCAACGGGGTTCCCGTGATATTAAGCACTAccggaagaccgccgacccaatggtcagatttcttcacgaagtccttcgaagaaaattaCGATCCTTTTCGTGTGCTATGCGAAGAGAGGAACCACTGGCCGACTCTCGCACGCGAtagggacaaatggaagaattactggcgcccgctcgaccggtTTGAAGATCAACGAGAGTCAAAGTGTCTTTTTTCGCGGGCTGGTTCAAGTTCTTCACGAATTGCATGGAAACGGTCTTAG
- a CDS encoding hypothetical protein (NECATOR_CHRX.G25021.T1) encodes MIFSIRLLNAMVVPFGFGEQSSCDWRSLDGHNGCFSSAALAYTSALLSLRSSFIASLQSLESSTLAYQLKILKRQASFGGFKTLNLLRAVVKVFNEPVVFLVAKLRNLPRSGQA; translated from the coding sequence atgattttctccattcgcCTTCTcaatgcaatggttgttcccttcgggttcggAGAGCagtcgtcttgcgactggcgaagtctcgacgggcataacGGATGCTTTTCCTCTGCAGCTTTAGCctacacttctgctcttctctccttaaggtcttcctttatcgcctctctgcaaagccttgagagctccacgctggcgtatcagctcaaaattttaaagagacaggcgtcttttggtggttttaaaactctcaaccttcttcgtgcagtcgtgaaagtgttcaacgagccggtcgtattcctcgtTGCGAAATTGCGAAATCTTCCCAGAAGCGGGCAGGCGTAG